The Eriocheir sinensis breed Jianghai 21 chromosome 4, ASM2467909v1, whole genome shotgun sequence genome has a segment encoding these proteins:
- the LOC127009853 gene encoding glutathione S-transferase Mu 2-like isoform X2, with translation MIVASVCSVWLPTPSSTMAPLLGYWKLRGLAQYIRTLLEYTGTKYEEKLYLFDSEPSWPDDKFNLGLDFPNLPYYIDGNVKLTQSVAIMYYIGRKNNMIGKTDDEKMYVDMLVNQAVDMRMRYAYLVNDSDFEEKKPKYLNEDLPKTLKMLSDYLGDKTWVLGDQITIPDFIFHEVLVVNLDLDKRCLDNYKNLQVYIKRFEELPTIKKYLASPRFIKSPVSGPLAKFGNK, from the exons ATGATAGTGGCCTCAGTCTGCTCTGTTTGGCTCCCAACACCATCCTCCACCATGGCTCCTCTGCTTGGCTACTGGAAACTTCGTGGG CTGGCCCAGTACATCCGGACGCTCCTTGAGTACACCGGCACCAAGTATGAAGAGAAGCTGTACCTTTTTGACTCCGAACCATCATGGCCAGATGATAAATTCAACCTGGGACTTGATTTTCCCAAT CTGCCATACTACATTGATGGTAACGTCAAGCTCACACAGTCTGTTGCCATAATGTACTACATTGGCCGGAAGAACAACATGATTGGGAAGACAGACGACGAGAAGATGTACGTGGATATGCTGGTCAACCAAGCTGTAGACATGCGAATGCGCTATGCATACCTTGTTAATGATTCTGATTTT gaagagaagaaacccAAGTATTTGAATGAAGACTTGCCAAAGACCCTGAAGATGCTGTCTGACTACCTGGGCGACAAGACCTGGGTCCTCGGTGACCAG ATTACCATCCCAGACTTTATATTCCATGAAGTCCTTGTCGTCAACCTGGATCTGGACAAGCGTTGCTTGGACAATTATAAGAATCTTCAAGTCTATATCAAGCGATTTGAGGAGCTTCCAACCATCAAGAAGTACTTGGCATCTCCAAGGTTCATCAAGTCTCCCGTCAGCGGTCCATTGGCCAAGTTTggaaacaa gTGA
- the LOC127009853 gene encoding glutathione S-transferase Mu 2-like isoform X1, protein MIVASVCSVWLPTPSSTMAPLLGYWKLRGLAQYIRTLLEYTGTKYEEKLYLFDSEPSWPDDKFNLGLDFPNLPYYIDGNVKLTQSVAIMYYIGRKNNMIGKTDDEKMYVDMLVNQAVDMRMRYAYLVNDSDFEEKKPKYLNEDLPKTLKMLSDYLGDKTWVLGDQITIPDFIFHEVLVVNLDLDKRCLDNYKNLQVYIKRFEELPTIKKYLASPRFIKSPVSGPLAKFGNK, encoded by the exons ATGATAGTGGCCTCAGTCTGCTCTGTTTGGCTCCCAACACCATCCTCCACCATGGCTCCTCTGCTTGGCTACTGGAAACTTCGTGGG CTGGCCCAGTACATCCGGACGCTCCTTGAGTACACCGGCACCAAGTATGAAGAGAAGCTGTACCTTTTTGACTCCGAACCATCATGGCCAGATGATAAATTCAACCTGGGACTTGATTTTCCCAAT CTGCCATACTACATTGATGGTAACGTCAAGCTCACACAGTCTGTTGCCATAATGTACTACATTGGCCGGAAGAACAACATGATTGGGAAGACAGACGACGAGAAGATGTACGTGGATATGCTGGTCAACCAAGCTGTAGACATGCGAATGCGCTATGCATACCTTGTTAATGATTCTGATTTT gaagagaagaaacccAAGTATTTGAATGAAGACTTGCCAAAGACCCTGAAGATGCTGTCTGACTACCTGGGCGACAAGACCTGGGTCCTCGGTGACCAG ATTACCATCCCAGACTTTATATTCCATGAAGTCCTTGTCGTCAACCTGGATCTGGACAAGCGTTGCTTGGACAATTATAAGAATCTTCAAGTCTATATCAAGCGATTTGAGGAGCTTCCAACCATCAAGAAGTACTTGGCATCTCCAAGGTTCATCAAGTCTCCCGTCAGCGGTCCATTGGCCAAGTTTggaaacaagtaa